In one window of Cellulophaga sp. HaHa_2_95 DNA:
- a CDS encoding HTTM domain-containing protein: MNSFFLKKIDNIGLILFRIFFGILVSLECFGAILTGWVKSNLVEPKFNFSFIGFEWLTTLAGPGMYAYFIIMGSLGILISIGYKYTYSMLAFALMWSGVYLMQKTSYNNHYYLLMLISSIMVFFPAHKDYSIDAKLNPEIRSNKMHAYFKYIIILQLFIVYTYAAIAKVYADWLNFDFIQVLMRGKANYFLIGDLLQLPWIHQIISVFGILFDLLIIPALLWKPSRKYAFIFAVFFHVFNSIVFQIGIFPYLALAFTVFFFEPKKIRALFFKNTLAYAPANIATPKFKTVILGIWILYFIFQIGLPLRHHFFEDDVLWTEEGHRLSWRMMLRRRSGIVHFDVVDKQTNTTTRVNLTPYLTKKQIRKIGAYPDFIWQFAQHLKKEAEKNNKEIAVYAHARVSINGKPKRQLIDPKVDLAQEEWQHFKHNSFILPSHK; this comes from the coding sequence ATGAACTCCTTTTTTCTCAAAAAGATAGATAACATCGGTTTAATTCTTTTTAGAATATTTTTTGGTATTTTAGTAAGCTTAGAATGCTTTGGCGCCATCCTCACGGGTTGGGTCAAAAGCAACCTTGTGGAACCAAAGTTTAACTTCTCCTTCATTGGTTTTGAATGGCTTACCACTTTAGCAGGCCCAGGAATGTATGCTTATTTTATCATTATGGGTTCTCTCGGAATTTTAATTTCTATTGGCTACAAATACACGTATAGCATGCTTGCTTTTGCACTTATGTGGTCTGGTGTATATCTTATGCAAAAAACATCTTACAACAACCATTATTATTTGTTGATGTTAATTTCTAGTATCATGGTCTTCTTTCCTGCCCATAAAGATTATTCAATTGATGCTAAATTAAATCCAGAAATTCGTAGTAATAAAATGCATGCGTATTTTAAATATATAATTATCCTTCAACTATTCATTGTTTATACGTACGCTGCCATTGCCAAAGTATATGCTGATTGGTTAAATTTTGATTTTATACAGGTACTCATGCGTGGCAAAGCAAACTATTTTTTAATAGGCGATCTATTACAACTTCCATGGATTCATCAAATCATTTCTGTTTTTGGAATCTTATTTGATCTACTTATTATCCCTGCACTACTTTGGAAACCGAGTAGAAAATATGCCTTTATTTTTGCTGTTTTCTTTCATGTCTTCAATTCCATAGTCTTTCAAATAGGAATTTTCCCCTATTTAGCATTAGCATTTACGGTGTTCTTTTTTGAACCAAAAAAAATTAGAGCCTTATTTTTTAAAAATACATTAGCCTATGCTCCTGCCAATATCGCAACCCCTAAATTTAAAACCGTAATATTAGGAATTTGGATTCTCTATTTCATTTTCCAAATTGGTTTGCCATTACGTCATCATTTTTTTGAAGATGATGTTCTCTGGACAGAAGAAGGCCATAGATTAAGTTGGAGAATGATGTTACGAAGGCGAAGTGGCATTGTTCATTTCGATGTTGTTGACAAACAGACCAACACGACTACAAGAGTAAATCTAACTCCTTATTTAACTAAAAAGCAAATCAGGAAAATTGGCGCTTACCCTGATTTTATATGGCAATTTGCCCAACATTTGAAAAAAGAAGCTGAAAAAAATAATAAAGAAATTGCTGTTTATGCACACGCACGTGTTAGCATAAACGGAAAGCCCAAAAGGCAATTAATAGATCCTAAGGTAGATTTAGCACAAGAAGAATGGCAACATTTTAAGCACAACAGCTTTATTTTACCTAGCCATAAATAG
- a CDS encoding 50S ribosomal protein L25/general stress protein Ctc, which produces MKSITISGSKRESVGKKATKALRNAGKVPCVLYGGETPLHFSADEPAFKNLVYTPNAHTAVIEIEGGNKFDAVLQDIQFHPVTDAILHIDFYQLFADKEVTMDIPVRLVGNSPGVRNGGRLLFRKRKLTIKALPAKLPDFFDIDISKLKIGANIAVATLLNDEFSILHPENTVVVQVKSARNAVVLDDEEGEEGAEGATEAAAE; this is translated from the coding sequence ATGAAGTCAATTACAATCTCAGGATCTAAAAGAGAAAGCGTAGGCAAGAAAGCAACAAAAGCCTTACGTAATGCTGGAAAGGTTCCTTGCGTACTGTACGGAGGGGAAACACCATTACACTTTTCAGCGGATGAACCAGCATTCAAAAACTTAGTGTACACCCCAAACGCTCACACTGCAGTGATTGAAATTGAAGGTGGAAATAAATTTGACGCTGTTTTACAAGATATTCAATTTCACCCAGTTACAGATGCTATCTTACACATAGATTTCTACCAGTTATTTGCTGATAAAGAAGTTACTATGGATATTCCTGTACGTTTGGTAGGTAACTCTCCAGGGGTAAGAAATGGTGGTCGTTTATTATTTAGAAAACGTAAATTAACAATCAAAGCTTTACCTGCTAAATTACCAGATTTCTTTGATATTGATATTTCTAAATTAAAAATTGGAGCAAACATTGCGGTTGCAACTTTATTAAATGACGAATTTTCTATCTTACACCCAGAAAACACAGTTGTTGTTCAAGTAAAATCTGCACGTAATGCAGTTGTTCTTGACGACGAAGAAGGAGAAGAAGGTGCTGAAGGAGCAACAGAAGCTGCTGCTGAATAA
- a CDS encoding reprolysin-like metallopeptidase: MKANLRLLFAIPIFFLSFSGFGQDVFWQQTTSNTSKVSGKLQKLSVLDAKTYTLNDKDFLARLENKSSSKQSQVLYFPDEEGNLMPFNVQESSVMAPELAKRYPNIKSYKGVGAADRSKSIRFSVSSKGVQSMMVDAKSSEATFMQKSDGEEYILYTRKTTDVVDANFICDTKELSLSSKNESTARLVDDQVLRKYRVAISATGEYTAYHGGTKADALAAINATLTRINMVFETDLGVTLELVANTDAVIYTSATTDPYTGNLNTQVQSTLTSVIGAANYDIGHLLNEDTNGGDAGFIGSVCKDAQKGSAYSSGTTPEGDLFDLDFVAHEMGHQLGANHTWSFESEGTQVQAEPGSGTTIMGYAGISGVNNVASNGQDYFHYYSIKQISEYLATTSCATEIPIVNTPPSIIGLPDYTIPMGTPFVLEGNASDTDVSDILTYAWEQVDDGVVTNTTFGPTNPSGATFRSQKPSVSPSRYFPKLSSVISGNLTQSNPVVNSAWETLSTIERDLNFALTVRDNGVGGGQVVSDLMKISVVETAGPFLVLSQNTTASFEAGSSQEILWDVANTTNSTINAQLVDILLSTDGGLTFETTLAQDVPNDGAHTVQLPNVVTTQARIMVKASSNVFFAVNEANFSITSSAIVLNFSELEYFICQPSDLIIPFTYETNGGFSEEATFSVSGLPTGLTASFSPATATANGTLVDLTFSNSGAAPIGEYQLIVVATSASNTKQVTLTVSVENISFTPVLLIAPTDAAVDAGINQVFEWQEEPSSTTYDIEIATDAAFTNVVESANVILTTYTSLGLTPNTTYYWRVKPKNNCGEGVFGNAFSFTTTNIDCKIVLAKSLPITISSSGSPTISSTISFIEDLPLSDVNVTLDLTHSYLADLTVTLTSPEGTTVVLMANSCGENRNVDATFDQSASSFVCGTNPAISGLVKPLGSLNAFNGESSKGDWVLTISDGAGGDGGSLNGFSLELCVEGLFRPDADNDGVFDDGDDMCLGTPEGLEVDTQGCPLYYFEPSNFEVVLNSESCRANDDGAIAITTNTSLAYTITVTGNGVNETSNFTTSYTLGDLASGTYEVCITGTDGVLTYEEYCFDAVVTQPDNLEVFAVLSDDGKNVDLNLLGAEEYIVRLNGVAQTVVSTSYKVALANGVNTLKVETNLPCQGSFEMEYIVLDKPFIYPNPASDEVQIFTGIVTTNNVVNIFALNGRLVKTSTIAEGTTELTIAVNDLPPGVYILKLQSDRLTETFKLIKQ; encoded by the coding sequence ATGAAAGCAAACTTACGTCTACTTTTTGCAATTCCCATATTTTTTCTCTCGTTTTCTGGGTTTGGTCAAGATGTTTTTTGGCAACAAACAACATCTAATACCTCAAAGGTTTCTGGTAAATTACAGAAACTGTCTGTGCTCGATGCTAAAACTTACACTTTAAATGATAAAGATTTTTTAGCGCGGTTAGAAAATAAATCGAGTTCAAAGCAATCTCAAGTGCTTTATTTTCCGGATGAAGAAGGGAACTTAATGCCTTTTAATGTTCAGGAGTCTTCTGTAATGGCGCCAGAATTAGCTAAAAGATATCCAAATATAAAATCTTACAAAGGAGTAGGGGCTGCAGATCGTTCTAAAAGTATTCGGTTTAGTGTGTCTTCTAAAGGTGTACAAAGTATGATGGTAGATGCCAAATCTTCTGAAGCTACATTCATGCAGAAATCAGACGGAGAAGAGTATATTTTGTATACTAGAAAAACTACCGATGTCGTTGATGCTAATTTTATTTGCGACACCAAAGAACTGAGTTTAAGTAGTAAAAATGAGTCTACAGCTCGTTTAGTGGATGATCAGGTATTGCGTAAATATAGGGTAGCTATTTCTGCGACCGGAGAATACACAGCATACCATGGAGGAACAAAAGCAGATGCTTTAGCGGCTATTAATGCTACGTTAACTAGGATTAATATGGTTTTTGAAACAGATTTAGGAGTCACTCTTGAATTAGTCGCAAATACGGATGCTGTAATTTATACCTCGGCAACCACTGATCCTTATACAGGAAATTTGAATACCCAAGTGCAAAGTACGTTAACGAGTGTTATTGGGGCTGCTAATTATGATATTGGGCATTTACTAAATGAAGATACAAATGGCGGAGACGCTGGTTTTATTGGGTCTGTTTGTAAAGATGCTCAAAAAGGAAGTGCTTATTCCTCGGGAACAACTCCTGAAGGAGATTTGTTCGATTTGGATTTTGTAGCCCATGAAATGGGGCACCAACTAGGGGCAAATCATACATGGTCTTTTGAATCTGAAGGCACACAGGTGCAAGCAGAACCAGGAAGTGGAACTACCATTATGGGGTATGCCGGTATTTCTGGAGTGAACAACGTAGCATCTAATGGGCAAGATTATTTTCATTATTATAGTATCAAACAAATTTCTGAATATTTAGCTACGACCAGTTGTGCTACAGAAATTCCAATTGTAAATACACCGCCTTCTATAATAGGACTTCCGGATTATACTATTCCAATGGGAACACCATTTGTGCTTGAAGGGAATGCTTCGGATACCGATGTCTCAGATATTTTAACTTACGCTTGGGAGCAAGTAGATGATGGAGTAGTCACTAATACAACTTTTGGGCCTACAAATCCATCAGGAGCTACATTTAGATCGCAAAAACCTAGTGTATCGCCTAGTCGTTATTTTCCTAAATTATCAAGTGTGATTAGTGGAAATCTAACACAGTCGAATCCTGTAGTAAATTCTGCTTGGGAAACATTATCTACCATTGAGAGAGATTTGAACTTTGCGCTTACCGTTCGTGATAACGGTGTTGGTGGCGGGCAAGTTGTTTCAGACCTTATGAAAATTAGTGTCGTTGAAACGGCAGGACCTTTTCTGGTGCTTTCTCAAAATACCACAGCAAGTTTTGAGGCGGGAAGCTCTCAAGAAATTTTATGGGATGTAGCTAATACTACAAACTCTACTATTAATGCTCAGTTAGTAGATATTTTATTATCTACAGATGGTGGACTTACTTTTGAGACCACTTTAGCGCAAGATGTTCCTAATGACGGTGCTCATACTGTTCAGTTACCTAATGTGGTTACTACTCAGGCTAGAATTATGGTTAAAGCAAGTTCTAATGTGTTCTTTGCGGTAAATGAGGCTAATTTTTCGATTACAAGCAGTGCTATCGTTTTAAACTTTTCAGAATTAGAATATTTTATTTGTCAGCCATCAGATCTTATTATTCCATTTACTTATGAAACTAATGGAGGTTTTTCCGAGGAAGCAACTTTTAGCGTCTCTGGATTGCCAACAGGGTTAACAGCTAGTTTTTCTCCTGCTACGGCAACAGCAAATGGCACTCTGGTAGATCTTACTTTTAGTAACAGTGGAGCGGCACCAATTGGAGAATATCAATTAATTGTTGTGGCTACTAGTGCCAGTAATACAAAGCAAGTTACTTTGACGGTCTCTGTTGAAAATATAAGTTTTACTCCTGTACTATTAATTGCACCAACGGATGCAGCGGTAGATGCTGGCATTAATCAAGTATTTGAATGGCAAGAAGAACCTTCGAGTACCACTTATGATATTGAAATTGCTACAGATGCAGCATTTACCAATGTGGTAGAATCTGCGAATGTAATATTAACAACATATACTTCCTTAGGGTTAACACCAAATACTACATATTATTGGCGTGTAAAGCCCAAGAATAATTGTGGTGAAGGAGTTTTTGGAAACGCTTTTAGTTTTACGACTACTAATATTGATTGTAAAATAGTTTTGGCAAAAAGTTTACCGATTACGATATCGTCATCGGGTTCTCCTACCATTTCCTCAACCATTTCTTTTATTGAAGATTTACCCCTTTCAGATGTGAATGTAACGCTAGACCTTACGCACTCTTATTTGGCAGATCTCACGGTTACATTGACTTCTCCAGAAGGGACGACCGTAGTTTTAATGGCGAATTCTTGCGGGGAAAATAGGAATGTTGATGCCACCTTTGATCAAAGTGCTAGCAGTTTTGTTTGTGGAACAAATCCTGCGATAAGCGGACTAGTAAAGCCCTTAGGTTCTTTAAATGCCTTTAACGGAGAATCTTCTAAAGGAGATTGGGTTTTGACAATAAGTGACGGTGCAGGGGGCGATGGGGGCTCTTTAAATGGTTTCTCTTTAGAATTATGTGTCGAAGGTTTATTTAGGCCAGATGCAGATAATGATGGTGTCTTTGATGATGGAGATGACATGTGCTTAGGAACACCAGAAGGCTTAGAGGTAGATACACAGGGATGTCCGCTTTACTATTTTGAACCTTCTAATTTTGAAGTTGTCTTAAATAGTGAGTCTTGCAGAGCTAATGACGATGGAGCCATTGCGATAACGACAAATACATCATTAGCCTATACAATTACAGTTACCGGAAATGGGGTTAATGAAACAAGTAACTTTACCACAAGCTATACTCTTGGAGATTTGGCTTCTGGTACTTACGAAGTTTGTATTACAGGAACAGACGGTGTACTTACGTACGAGGAATATTGTTTTGATGCTGTAGTAACGCAACCAGATAACTTGGAAGTTTTTGCGGTGCTTTCTGATGATGGGAAAAATGTTGATTTAAACTTACTAGGAGCAGAGGAATATATAGTTCGTCTTAATGGCGTAGCGCAAACTGTTGTAAGCACTTCTTATAAGGTGGCATTGGCGAATGGTGTTAATACCTTGAAGGTAGAGACAAATCTTCCGTGTCAAGGCTCTTTTGAAATGGAATATATAGTACTTGATAAACCATTTATCTATCCAAATCCGGCAAGTGACGAGGTGCAAATATTTACGGGAATTGTCACTACCAATAATGTAGTAAATATCTTTGCTTTAAATGGTAGATTGGTAAAAACTAGTACCATAGCTGAGGGAACTACAGAATTGACTATTGCGGTGAACGATCTACCACCAGGAGTCTATATTTTGAAGTTGCAAAGTGATCGTTTGACGGAGACCTTTAAATTAATTAAACAATGA
- a CDS encoding bifunctional riboflavin kinase/FAD synthetase, translating to MITIQNISKFDDQQPTAVTIGTFDGVHIGHRKLLDRLINDAKLLNLKATVLTFFPHPRMVLQQDANIKLLNTIDEKTKILEHIGLDYLMIYPFSKEFSRLSATDFVESILVKGLNSKKIIIGYDHRFGRNRNADIKDLISFGKTYNFEVEEIPAQEIDEVSVSSTKIRKALEEGDIATANAYLGYNYMLTGTVIHGKGLGKQLSFPTANIHIEESYKLIPLNGVYVVKSEIDNRTVYGMMNIGFNPTVSGKEKSIEVHFFDFDKDLYGKKLQVDILERLRDEHKFSSVEELKKQLDKDKKISLSMIAKP from the coding sequence GTGATAACGATTCAAAACATAAGTAAATTCGACGACCAACAACCTACAGCGGTTACTATTGGTACATTTGATGGTGTGCATATAGGTCATAGAAAACTATTAGATAGACTCATAAATGATGCCAAACTTTTAAATTTAAAAGCCACTGTACTTACCTTTTTTCCCCATCCTAGGATGGTCTTGCAGCAAGATGCCAATATTAAGCTTTTAAATACTATTGACGAGAAAACAAAAATTTTAGAGCATATTGGACTAGACTATTTAATGATCTACCCATTCTCAAAAGAATTCTCTAGACTCTCCGCTACAGATTTCGTAGAATCAATTTTAGTAAAAGGCTTAAACAGTAAAAAGATTATTATTGGTTACGATCACCGTTTTGGCAGAAATAGAAATGCAGACATCAAAGATTTAATATCGTTTGGCAAAACCTACAATTTTGAAGTAGAAGAAATACCTGCTCAAGAAATAGATGAAGTATCCGTAAGCTCTACCAAAATTAGAAAAGCACTAGAAGAGGGTGATATTGCCACTGCTAATGCATATCTAGGGTATAATTACATGTTAACTGGTACTGTAATTCATGGAAAAGGTTTAGGTAAGCAATTAAGTTTCCCCACCGCAAACATTCATATTGAAGAATCCTATAAATTAATTCCGTTAAACGGAGTGTATGTTGTTAAAAGTGAAATTGACAATCGTACGGTTTATGGAATGATGAATATTGGCTTTAACCCAACAGTGTCTGGCAAAGAAAAAAGCATTGAGGTTCATTTCTTTGATTTTGACAAAGATTTATACGGCAAGAAGCTTCAAGTTGATATTCTAGAACGCCTTCGGGATGAACATAAATTTAGTTCTGTAGAAGAGTTAAAGAAGCAATTAGATAAAGATAAAAAAATATCTCTAAGCATGATTGCTAAGCCATGA
- the pth gene encoding aminoacyl-tRNA hydrolase, which translates to MFNFLKFFFEKPKSYLEEQNTMKKYLIIGLGNIGPEYAQTRHNIGFKVLDKFAQQEDLNFETAKLGDVTTFKIKGRSVLLLKPSTYMNLSGKALHYWMEKENIPLENVLVITDDINLDFGVIRVKTKGSNGGHNGLKDIQNTLNSSNYNRFRFGVGADFGKGRQVDYVLGKWNDDERAAMPERLERSAELIKSFVLAGITITMNQYNNT; encoded by the coding sequence ATGTTTAATTTCTTAAAGTTCTTTTTTGAAAAACCTAAAAGCTACCTAGAAGAGCAGAATACTATGAAAAAATATTTAATCATTGGCTTAGGAAACATAGGTCCGGAATATGCCCAAACAAGGCATAATATCGGCTTTAAAGTCCTAGACAAATTTGCCCAACAAGAAGACCTAAATTTTGAAACCGCCAAACTAGGCGATGTTACTACCTTCAAAATAAAAGGAAGAAGTGTTTTACTTTTAAAACCATCTACCTATATGAATTTGAGCGGCAAAGCATTACACTATTGGATGGAAAAAGAAAATATACCCTTAGAGAATGTGCTTGTCATCACAGATGATATCAATTTAGACTTTGGCGTGATCAGAGTAAAGACTAAAGGTAGTAATGGCGGACATAATGGCTTAAAGGACATTCAAAACACTTTAAATTCCTCCAATTACAATCGTTTTAGATTTGGAGTTGGCGCTGATTTCGGAAAAGGTAGGCAGGTAGATTATGTTCTTGGAAAATGGAATGATGATGAAAGAGCTGCAATGCCAGAGCGTTTAGAGCGTTCCGCAGAACTTATAAAGTCTTTTGTATTAGCGGGTATCACGATCACCATGAACCAATACAATAACACCTAA
- the serS gene encoding serine--tRNA ligase, translating into MLQLNVIRENKDAIIQALKKRNSDAASLIDSVLVLDEKRRATQTQLDKTLADSNKLSKEIGILYKSGKTQEANALKEETANLKESSKDLTEELNTIATELQQALYLIPNVPHDSVPTGKSEEDNEEIFKEGAIPVLADGALPHWELAKKYDIIDFELGVKIAGAGFPVYKGKGARLQRALINYFLDKNTAAGYNEIQVPHVVNEASGYGTGQLPDKEGQMYYMPADDLYLIPTAEIPVTNVFRDVILNEKDFPITHTAYTPCFRREAGSYGAHVRGLNRLHQFDKVEIVRVEHPSKSYEALDGMVEHVKGILRELKLPYRILRLCAGDLGFTSALTFDFEVFSTAQDRWLEISSVSNFETYQANRLKLRFKDEDGKSQLAHTLNGSALALPRVLAGILENYQTEDGIMIPEVLVPYCGFDKID; encoded by the coding sequence ATGTTACAGCTAAATGTTATTAGAGAAAATAAGGATGCCATTATCCAAGCTTTAAAAAAGCGAAATTCTGATGCCGCTTCCCTTATTGATTCTGTACTAGTTCTTGACGAAAAAAGAAGAGCTACACAAACGCAATTAGACAAAACTTTAGCAGACTCTAACAAGCTTTCTAAAGAAATTGGGATCCTATATAAAAGTGGTAAAACTCAAGAAGCAAACGCGCTAAAAGAAGAGACTGCCAATTTAAAAGAAAGCTCAAAAGATTTAACAGAAGAATTAAATACTATTGCCACTGAACTTCAGCAGGCATTATATCTAATTCCTAACGTTCCTCACGACTCTGTTCCTACAGGCAAGTCTGAGGAAGACAATGAAGAGATATTTAAAGAAGGAGCTATTCCTGTTTTAGCAGATGGTGCTTTACCACATTGGGAGTTAGCCAAGAAATATGATATTATTGATTTTGAATTAGGCGTTAAAATTGCGGGAGCAGGTTTTCCTGTTTATAAAGGTAAAGGCGCACGTTTGCAACGCGCCCTTATTAATTATTTCTTAGACAAAAACACCGCAGCCGGATATAATGAAATTCAAGTACCCCATGTAGTCAATGAGGCATCTGGTTACGGAACAGGGCAATTGCCAGACAAAGAAGGGCAAATGTATTATATGCCTGCAGATGATTTATACCTAATTCCTACTGCAGAAATCCCTGTTACGAATGTGTTCCGAGATGTAATTCTTAATGAGAAAGATTTTCCAATAACACATACCGCTTACACCCCTTGCTTTAGAAGAGAAGCAGGGAGTTACGGCGCTCACGTTCGTGGTTTAAATAGACTACATCAATTTGATAAGGTTGAAATAGTACGCGTAGAACATCCAAGCAAATCTTATGAGGCTTTAGATGGTATGGTTGAGCACGTAAAAGGCATTTTGCGTGAATTAAAATTACCGTATAGAATTTTACGTCTTTGCGCTGGCGATTTAGGGTTTACCTCTGCCTTAACATTTGACTTTGAAGTATTCTCTACCGCTCAAGACCGTTGGTTAGAAATAAGCTCTGTTTCTAATTTTGAAACCTACCAAGCAAACAGATTAAAACTTCGTTTTAAAGATGAAGATGGTAAAAGCCAATTAGCACATACCTTGAACGGAAGTGCTTTAGCCTTGCCACGTGTATTGGCAGGGATATTAGAAAACTATCAAACTGAAGACGGCATTATGATTCCGGAAGTATTAGTACCGTATTGTGGTTTTGATAAGATTGATTAA
- a CDS encoding ribose-phosphate pyrophosphokinase: protein MSYQVPEPKIFGCTQSTALAERIAKSYGTELGKVIFSRYSDGEFQPSFEESVRGTRVFIIGSTNPSSENLMEMLLMLDAAKRASARHITAVMPYFGWARQDRKDKPRVPIAAKLVAKMLEAAGATRIITMDLHADQIQGFFEKPVDHLFASTLFLPYLKNLKLDNLTIASPDMGGSKRAYAYSKALECDVVICYKQREKANIISHMELIGDVKGKNVVLVDDMVDTAGTLTKAADLMIERGALSVRAITTHGLLSGDAYEKIENSQLSELIITDSIPSRKDSKKVRVLSCADLFADVMERVHSNTSISSKFLM, encoded by the coding sequence ATGTCTTATCAAGTTCCAGAACCTAAAATTTTTGGCTGCACTCAAAGTACAGCTTTAGCAGAACGAATTGCAAAGTCTTACGGTACGGAGCTAGGTAAAGTAATTTTCTCTAGATATAGTGACGGAGAATTTCAACCTTCTTTTGAGGAATCTGTTAGAGGCACACGAGTTTTCATTATAGGATCTACAAATCCTAGTTCGGAAAATTTGATGGAAATGTTATTAATGCTTGATGCTGCAAAACGCGCGTCTGCTAGACACATTACCGCAGTTATGCCTTATTTTGGTTGGGCAAGACAAGATAGAAAAGACAAACCGAGAGTTCCAATTGCTGCAAAGCTAGTAGCAAAAATGCTTGAAGCTGCCGGAGCAACACGTATTATCACCATGGACTTACATGCGGATCAAATACAAGGTTTCTTTGAAAAACCAGTAGATCATCTTTTTGCCTCTACGTTGTTTCTACCTTACTTAAAAAATTTAAAACTAGACAATCTAACCATTGCTTCGCCAGATATGGGAGGTTCTAAAAGAGCTTACGCCTATTCTAAAGCACTAGAATGTGATGTAGTAATTTGCTACAAGCAACGTGAAAAAGCGAACATAATTTCGCACATGGAGCTAATTGGTGATGTAAAAGGTAAGAATGTTGTCTTAGTAGATGATATGGTAGACACTGCGGGTACATTAACCAAAGCTGCAGATTTGATGATAGAACGTGGTGCACTTAGTGTTCGCGCTATTACTACTCATGGTCTTTTATCTGGTGACGCTTATGAGAAAATAGAAAACTCTCAATTATCAGAACTAATTATAACAGATTCTATTCCTTCAAGGAAGGATAGTAAAAAAGTACGCGTGTTGAGTTGTGCAGATTTATTTGCTGATGTTATGGAAAGAGTACATAGCAACACCTCAATTAGTTCAAAATTTTTAATGTAG